The following proteins are encoded in a genomic region of Doryrhamphus excisus isolate RoL2022-K1 chromosome 6, RoL_Dexc_1.0, whole genome shotgun sequence:
- the pkp3a gene encoding plakophilin-3a isoform X2, whose translation MPNNSVTTYGLPSDNQLGSGASVSDEVSRVRRVQQQVQMRLAEKSTLPRQNGSTSAYAMSDYGGSSTLKYQTYNPGYSSRSSYMYTGSRTMTPQISQRSSGFSSLSAGPDMAQLHRISVGGGGVGGGGGYYREDVHMGTYQGNRNQIRMEPDLVSMHAMRQQTLPTNSWMADSSDAASLMSDRDATFNRQYVQSNGYTSQVRQGGSSMTYQAPMRRSHSGTISRGTGMAGGQMEMVQQSFKGPAYRTLNRINNRNRMSMGSMSGTLQRQMSSGSAMYGGGMDKVDMGFIGPGVSSISQGNLHAMQQRQSTISRAASIKSMQSVGRGADIFNGQMGVGSMGNLSGITSLDMATAVQYLREPDPDLQVLGAAYIQHECYNDSDAKHEVRQCKGISELVKLFNAENQEVQRYATGATRNLIYENMENKVALIEEGGIPQLVEALKEPDDELQKNITGILWNLSSKDTLKEKLAREVLPELTDRILIPLSTSNESEGIRQSPSEAEIFYNTTGCLRNLSSVNEKTRQQMRQTPGLVDSLVTYIRASLDENKAEDKGVENAVCVLRNLSYQLYSEIPPSALLRLEGPSRAEDSGKGEAIGCFTPQSRKAKNSMNQDVSTFTEVARVPKGMEWLWHPQIVGIYNRVLQLCEINSTTREAAAGALQNITAGDKRWAAVLSRVAMDQERMLPVLLDLLRTNNDLELRSITGFLRNLSRHAKDKNYMATKVVNNLVAKLPADGHQKEPSSDVVVNICGILNNLVTCSSVAARDVCFFDGLPKLVGIKNLHDCSSGKIRAAKAAATVLSNMFQYKKLHKDYKQKGFTRPDFADMTI comes from the exons ACTACGGTGGATCTTCCACTTTGAAGTATCAGACCTACAACCCAGGTTACAGCTCCAGGTCATCCTACATGTATACAGGCTCCAGAACCATG ACTCCACAGATATCTCAAAGGTCCTCCGGCTTTAGCTCTCTCTCAGCTGGCCCAGACATGGCCCAGCTCCATAGGATCAGTGTCGGTGGCGGAGGAGTTGGAGGTGGCGGCGGTTATTACAGAGAAGACGTCCACATGGGCACCTACCAAGGGAACCGCAACCAAATCCGCATGGAGCCGGACCTCGTCTCCATGCATGCAATGAGACAGCAGACACTGCCGACAAATTCCTGGATGGCGGACAGCAGCGATGCCGCCAGCTTGATGTCCGACCGCGATGCCACCTTTAACCGCCAATATGTCCAGAGCAATGGCTACACCAGCCAGGTGAGGCAAGGGGGAAGCTCCATGACCTATCAGGCCCCCATGCGCCGATCGCACAGCGGCACTATCTCACGTGGCACAGGAATGGCAGGAGGACAGATGGAGATGGTCCAGCAATCCTTCAAAGGCCCAGCGTATCGCACCCTCAACAGGATTAACAACCGAAACCGGATGAGCATGGGCTCCATGTCGGGGACCCTGCAGCGTCAGATGTCTAGCGGGTCCGCCATGTATGGAGGTGGAATGGACAAAGTGGACATGGGCTTCATAGGGCCAGGAGTGTCCTCCATTTCTCAGGGGAACTTGCATGCCATGCAGCAGCGTCAAAGTACCATTTCCCGGGCCGCGTCAATCAAAAGTATGCAGAGTGTGGGACGGGGGGCTGACATATTCAACGGGCAGATGGGGGTTGGAAGCATGGGAAACCTCAGTGG GATCACCTCCTTGGACATGGCCACAGCTGTACAGTACCTGAGAGAACCAGACCCCGATTTGCAAGTCCTGGGTGCAGCTTACATTCAGCATGAGTGTTACAACGACAGCGATGCCAAACATGAG GTGCGTCAGTGCAAGGGCATCAGTGAGCTGGTGAAGCTGTTCAATGCCgaaaaccaggaagtgcagCGCTATGCCACCGGTGCCACTCGCAACCTCATCTATGAGAACATGGAGAACAAGGTGGCCCTGATTGAGGAGGGGGGCATCCCCCAGCTGGTGGAGGCGCTTAAGGAGCCAGACGACGAGCTCCAAAAGAACATCACCG gcATCTTGTGGAACCTTTCATCCAAAGACACCTTGAAGGAGAAGCTGGCCCGGGAGGTTCTTCCGGAACTGACAGACAGGATCCTCATCCCTCTGTCAACCAGCAACGAATCAGAAGGCATCAGGCAGTCGCCTTCCGAGGCCGAAATCTTCTACAACACCACCGGCTGTCTCAG GAATCTGAGCTCAGTGAATGAGAAGACTCGTCAGCAGATGAGACAAACCCCCGGCCTGGTGGACTCCTTGGTGACCTACATCAGAGCCTCATTAGACGAGAACAAGGCGGAGGACAAG GGAGTGGAAAATGcggtgtgtgtgttgaggaACCTCTCCTACCAGCTCTACAGCGAGATACCGCCATCGGCTCTGCTTCGCCTGGAGGGGCCGAGCCGAGCTGAGGATTCTGGGAAGGGAGAGGCCATTGGATGCTTCACGCCTCAGAGCaggaaggccaaaaat AGCATGAACCAGGATGTCTCTACCTTCACCGAGGTGGCCCGGGTGCCAAAGGGGATGGAATGGCTGTGGCACCCACAGATTGTGGGGATCTACAACCGGGTCCTGCAGCTGTGCGAGATCAACTCCACCACCCGCGAGGCAGCGGCGGGAGCTCTGCAGAACATCACGGCTGGAGACAAAAGG TGGGCAGCAGTGCTGAGTCGCGTGGCCATGGACCAGGAGCGCATGTTGCCTGTTCTGCTAGACCTGTTGCGCACAAACAATGACCTCGAGCTGCGTTCCATCACAGGCTTCCTCCGGAATCTATCCCGTCATGCCAAGGACAAGAATTACATGG CCACAAAGGTGGTCAACAACCTGGTGGCCAAGCTGCCTGCCGACGGCCACCAGAAGGAGCCGTCTAGCGACGTGGTGGTCAACATTTGTGGAATCCTCAACAATTTGGTGACGTGCAGCTCTGTCGCCGCGAGGGACGTGTGCTTCTTTGACGGCCTGCCCAAACTGGTCGGCATTAAGAATTTGCATGACTGCAG TTCCGGAAAGATAAGAGCAGCCAAAGCAGCTGCCACAGTGCTGAGCAACATGTTCCAGTACAAGAAACTGCACAAAGACTACAAGCAG AAAGGGTTTACAAGACCAGACTTTGCAGACATGACCATCTAA
- the pkp3a gene encoding plakophilin-3a isoform X1 yields MSTAASETVFLSALQPNNSVTTYGLPSDNQLGSGASVSDEVSRVRRVQQQVQMRLAEKSTLPRQNGSTSAYAMSDYGGSSTLKYQTYNPGYSSRSSYMYTGSRTMTPQISQRSSGFSSLSAGPDMAQLHRISVGGGGVGGGGGYYREDVHMGTYQGNRNQIRMEPDLVSMHAMRQQTLPTNSWMADSSDAASLMSDRDATFNRQYVQSNGYTSQVRQGGSSMTYQAPMRRSHSGTISRGTGMAGGQMEMVQQSFKGPAYRTLNRINNRNRMSMGSMSGTLQRQMSSGSAMYGGGMDKVDMGFIGPGVSSISQGNLHAMQQRQSTISRAASIKSMQSVGRGADIFNGQMGVGSMGNLSGITSLDMATAVQYLREPDPDLQVLGAAYIQHECYNDSDAKHEVRQCKGISELVKLFNAENQEVQRYATGATRNLIYENMENKVALIEEGGIPQLVEALKEPDDELQKNITGILWNLSSKDTLKEKLAREVLPELTDRILIPLSTSNESEGIRQSPSEAEIFYNTTGCLRNLSSVNEKTRQQMRQTPGLVDSLVTYIRASLDENKAEDKGVENAVCVLRNLSYQLYSEIPPSALLRLEGPSRAEDSGKGEAIGCFTPQSRKAKNSMNQDVSTFTEVARVPKGMEWLWHPQIVGIYNRVLQLCEINSTTREAAAGALQNITAGDKRWAAVLSRVAMDQERMLPVLLDLLRTNNDLELRSITGFLRNLSRHAKDKNYMATKVVNNLVAKLPADGHQKEPSSDVVVNICGILNNLVTCSSVAARDVCFFDGLPKLVGIKNLHDCSSGKIRAAKAAATVLSNMFQYKKLHKDYKQKGFTRPDFADMTI; encoded by the exons ACTACGGTGGATCTTCCACTTTGAAGTATCAGACCTACAACCCAGGTTACAGCTCCAGGTCATCCTACATGTATACAGGCTCCAGAACCATG ACTCCACAGATATCTCAAAGGTCCTCCGGCTTTAGCTCTCTCTCAGCTGGCCCAGACATGGCCCAGCTCCATAGGATCAGTGTCGGTGGCGGAGGAGTTGGAGGTGGCGGCGGTTATTACAGAGAAGACGTCCACATGGGCACCTACCAAGGGAACCGCAACCAAATCCGCATGGAGCCGGACCTCGTCTCCATGCATGCAATGAGACAGCAGACACTGCCGACAAATTCCTGGATGGCGGACAGCAGCGATGCCGCCAGCTTGATGTCCGACCGCGATGCCACCTTTAACCGCCAATATGTCCAGAGCAATGGCTACACCAGCCAGGTGAGGCAAGGGGGAAGCTCCATGACCTATCAGGCCCCCATGCGCCGATCGCACAGCGGCACTATCTCACGTGGCACAGGAATGGCAGGAGGACAGATGGAGATGGTCCAGCAATCCTTCAAAGGCCCAGCGTATCGCACCCTCAACAGGATTAACAACCGAAACCGGATGAGCATGGGCTCCATGTCGGGGACCCTGCAGCGTCAGATGTCTAGCGGGTCCGCCATGTATGGAGGTGGAATGGACAAAGTGGACATGGGCTTCATAGGGCCAGGAGTGTCCTCCATTTCTCAGGGGAACTTGCATGCCATGCAGCAGCGTCAAAGTACCATTTCCCGGGCCGCGTCAATCAAAAGTATGCAGAGTGTGGGACGGGGGGCTGACATATTCAACGGGCAGATGGGGGTTGGAAGCATGGGAAACCTCAGTGG GATCACCTCCTTGGACATGGCCACAGCTGTACAGTACCTGAGAGAACCAGACCCCGATTTGCAAGTCCTGGGTGCAGCTTACATTCAGCATGAGTGTTACAACGACAGCGATGCCAAACATGAG GTGCGTCAGTGCAAGGGCATCAGTGAGCTGGTGAAGCTGTTCAATGCCgaaaaccaggaagtgcagCGCTATGCCACCGGTGCCACTCGCAACCTCATCTATGAGAACATGGAGAACAAGGTGGCCCTGATTGAGGAGGGGGGCATCCCCCAGCTGGTGGAGGCGCTTAAGGAGCCAGACGACGAGCTCCAAAAGAACATCACCG gcATCTTGTGGAACCTTTCATCCAAAGACACCTTGAAGGAGAAGCTGGCCCGGGAGGTTCTTCCGGAACTGACAGACAGGATCCTCATCCCTCTGTCAACCAGCAACGAATCAGAAGGCATCAGGCAGTCGCCTTCCGAGGCCGAAATCTTCTACAACACCACCGGCTGTCTCAG GAATCTGAGCTCAGTGAATGAGAAGACTCGTCAGCAGATGAGACAAACCCCCGGCCTGGTGGACTCCTTGGTGACCTACATCAGAGCCTCATTAGACGAGAACAAGGCGGAGGACAAG GGAGTGGAAAATGcggtgtgtgtgttgaggaACCTCTCCTACCAGCTCTACAGCGAGATACCGCCATCGGCTCTGCTTCGCCTGGAGGGGCCGAGCCGAGCTGAGGATTCTGGGAAGGGAGAGGCCATTGGATGCTTCACGCCTCAGAGCaggaaggccaaaaat AGCATGAACCAGGATGTCTCTACCTTCACCGAGGTGGCCCGGGTGCCAAAGGGGATGGAATGGCTGTGGCACCCACAGATTGTGGGGATCTACAACCGGGTCCTGCAGCTGTGCGAGATCAACTCCACCACCCGCGAGGCAGCGGCGGGAGCTCTGCAGAACATCACGGCTGGAGACAAAAGG TGGGCAGCAGTGCTGAGTCGCGTGGCCATGGACCAGGAGCGCATGTTGCCTGTTCTGCTAGACCTGTTGCGCACAAACAATGACCTCGAGCTGCGTTCCATCACAGGCTTCCTCCGGAATCTATCCCGTCATGCCAAGGACAAGAATTACATGG CCACAAAGGTGGTCAACAACCTGGTGGCCAAGCTGCCTGCCGACGGCCACCAGAAGGAGCCGTCTAGCGACGTGGTGGTCAACATTTGTGGAATCCTCAACAATTTGGTGACGTGCAGCTCTGTCGCCGCGAGGGACGTGTGCTTCTTTGACGGCCTGCCCAAACTGGTCGGCATTAAGAATTTGCATGACTGCAG TTCCGGAAAGATAAGAGCAGCCAAAGCAGCTGCCACAGTGCTGAGCAACATGTTCCAGTACAAGAAACTGCACAAAGACTACAAGCAG AAAGGGTTTACAAGACCAGACTTTGCAGACATGACCATCTAA
- the sigirr gene encoding single Ig IL-1-related receptor has product MAAFVVAFILVSSSFWSNSVHAVAQACVDEGRFVEHIVSEGQQDPPYRLNCSLESAQHAQDDPRAHMNWLKNCQHLDTQQGTAYLDFVSITLGDAGNYTCLQPGNSTASYTVHLIVKASMCSQAPEFKSNEVENKDLVGSTVDLNCTALLSWDPTDKQCDATLQWTKDGQTLSNSSLLVQNTSSWFLATGQLMVSSVLVVRLQNLEDFGSYSCTVRNSSSNFNLQNSSNPNHTAAVTAAFILLALLAVAALLYTKCHLNIKLWYRNSYGDYEMNDGKLYDAYISYVNNDYDRKFINFILKPHLENKYAYKVHLNDNDILPGSEPSAELLMNISRSRRLVVLLSHAYLEQDWCTSHFRQGLQHLLELCKQPIIIIMLDGQLKHMRPQIKQQLSEHQHSLTFVTWKHNSVTPSSVFWKELALAMPRRMIFHSESAGDPQTALQDDKDPMLTLDPDYLDCRSDTDPNGDLGIRLPVYKAMTSKAPMLPVTSINTREPKPSDIDVSDLGSRNYGARSDFYCLVTKEDI; this is encoded by the exons ATGGCTGCCTTTGTTGTCGCCTTTATTTTAGTGAGCTCGTCTTTCTGGAGCAACTCTGTCCACGCTGTCG CCCAAGCATGTGTCGACGAGGGACGCTTTGTGGAGCACATAGTCTCCGAAGGGCAGCAGGATCCGCCATACCGGCTGAACTGCTCTTTGGAGTCAGCTCAACATGCCCAGGATGACCCCCGGGCCCACATGAACTGGCTAAAGAACTGTCAGCATCTGGACACCCAACAGGGAACTGCCTACCTCGACTTTGTAAGCATCACTTTGGGAGACGCAGGAAATTACACCTGTCTGCAACCTGGCAACAGCACAGCCTCATACACAGTACACCTCATAGTTAAAG CATCCATGTGCTCCCAAGCTCCAGAATTCAAATCTAATGAGGTTGAGAACAAAGACTTGGTTGGGTCCACTGTGGATCTAAATTGCACTGCCTTGCTCTCCTGGGACCCGACGGACAAACAATGTGACGCCACACTGCAGTGGACAAAGGATGGCCAAACTCTCAGCAACAGCTCCCTGCTTGTGCAAAACACCTCCTCGTG GTTTCTTGCTACTGGTCAGCTGATGGTGAGCAGCGTGCTGGTGGTCCGTCTTCAGAACTTGGAAGATTTTGGATCGTACAGCTGTACAGTGCGGAACTCTTCCTCTAACTTCAACCTACAGAATTCAA GCAACCCCAATCACACTGCTGCTGTCACTGCGGCCTTCATTCTCCTCGCTCTGCTGGCTGTGGCTGCTCTTTTGTACACCAAGTGTCACCTGAACATCAAACTGTGGTACCGCAACTCTTATGGAGACTACGAGATGAACG ATGGGAAGTTATATGACGCCTACATCTCCTATGTGAACAATGACTACGACAGGAAGTTCATCAACTTCATTCTCAAACCTCACCTGGagaataaatatgcatataaagTGCACCTCAACGATAATGACATCCTGCCTGGCTCAG AACCTTCTGCTGAACTATTAATGAACATAAGTCGCTCTCGTCGTCTCGTTGTGTTGCTGTCTCACGCGTACCTTGAACAGGACTGGTGCACAAGCCACTTCAG ACAGGGCCTCCAACACTTATTGGAGCTGTGTAAGcagcccatcatcatcatcatgctggACGGTCAGCTGAAGCACATGAGGCCTCAGATCAAGCAGCAGCTCAGTGAGCACCAACACAGTCTCACCTTCGTCACATGGAAGCACAACTCTGTG ACTCCCTCCTCCGTCTTCTGGAAGGAATTGGCTTTAGCGATGCCTCGCAGGATGATTTTCCACAGTGAGTCTGCAGGAGACCCCCAGACGGCCCTGCAGGATGACAAAGACCCCATGCTGACCCTTGATCCTGACTATCTGGACTGTCGCTCTGACACGGACCCCAATGGAGACTTGG GTATACGTCTCCCAGTGTACAAAGCTATGACCTCTAAGGCTCCCATGCTGCCAGTTACTTCCATCAACACGCGGGAACCAAAGCCCTCCGACATCGACGTGTCAGACCTGGGATCACGCAACTATGGAGCTCGCTCAGACTTTTACTGCCTGGTCACTAAGGAGGACATCTAA